A window of Patescibacteria group bacterium genomic DNA:
GGCGTAAACGGCGCTGGAAGGCGCGGCAAAATATTGCGCGACTAAATTAGTGTCCGTCCCCTTGAATTTACCTTCAACCATGCTGACGCCGATCTCGGAAAAATCCTGATCGATAATATTGGCGTAATGCGTCGGGCTATCCTGCCAGGCGGCCATAACATCGGCAGGAGTTGAAAAGCCCATGGCCAAATTTTCTCCGGCCACGGCGTATTTATAGCCGGCTTGAGCCAGCCAATAATCCAATCCTTTGTTCTCCGGGCTAATGTGGGCGAAATATTGTTTGAGCATCATATCTTGCGCTTTGGCATAGGCGGCCTGATCTAATTTTTGATTTTCTTTGAGCGCGGTCAGATTTAAATTTTTTCTGATATCGTTGGTGAGCGAAATAATTTTCCGGCTCTGCTCCAGCGCGAGGTCCGGCGTCAGCCAGGCGCTTAAAGGAAAAAATACGGCAAAAACAACCACGATCGCTTTGATGGCGATCACGGAAACGGCGTGAAAAATAATTCTTTTGGGATGAAGCGAATGGGGCTGGTAATTATTGCCCTGGTGCGGAATAAAAAAATCCTTGAGCTTGCCCGGCCCGAGAGGATTTCGGCCTAAGGATACTTCATCGCCGTCATTCATTCCGTCGCCGTCGGTGTCAGGATCGTGCGGATCAGTGCCGTAAACATTGATCTCTTCCCAATCGCTCAAACCGTCGCCGTCCGAGTCCTTGTCGCTATGTTGTTCGATTTTCTCTTTCGCCATAATTAATTTTTCTTAGGAAACTAAATGGTAACATTTTTTCAGACATTAGTCAATATCTTAGCGCCCTGTTATCCGGCGGTAAAATTAGAGGCATTTCACTGTAAAATTTTAGCAAGATTTTAGCTAAAGCGGGGCTTGATCGCCCCGCTGTTTTTATGCTGATCCCTGCCAATCAAAATCACCCAAGATCAATTAAATCTAATCATCCCTTTGAACTTCGCTGTATTTTTTTCAAATCAAACGCCTTTTTATTTCAAGCGGATCTTCCGGATTTAGAACTTGAACATATCCGAAAATTGGCCGATGAGCGGCAAAGGCTGTTCTTTGCCCGACACCGCGTTGCTGATGCCGATGATCAGCAAGACCAAAAGTCCCAGGCTTAAGAGCCAATTGATCGACATCCAAAAATAGAACGGCATAATCCAATCCACCACGTTTATCAGCACCGCTAATAGAAACAAGGCCAATCCTTGCTTGGTGTGATACTTCACGAACGAATCTTTCTTGGCGTCACCGGTCAAAAGCGGAATGAAAAAAATGATATAGGCAATGACCGCCAT
This region includes:
- a CDS encoding CAP domain-containing protein translates to MAKEKIEQHSDKDSDGDGLSDWEEINVYGTDPHDPDTDGDGMNDGDEVSLGRNPLGPGKLKDFFIPHQGNNYQPHSLHPKRIIFHAVSVIAIKAIVVVFAVFFPLSAWLTPDLALEQSRKIISLTNDIRKNLNLTALKENQKLDQAAYAKAQDMMLKQYFAHISPENKGLDYWLAQAGYKYAVAGENLAMGFSTPADVMAAWQDSPTHYANIIDQDFSEIGVSMVEGKFKGTDTNLVAQYFAAPSSAVYALAQAPKKVGTAAKPASSEKKSVIPTKKTVSPVVDQQKTNVVLVKTPVKNEQAIKVEAYLATGTAAATAVLGDTQIALQKDQTQPDKWTGSAVVAASTQNQPTQAPAAIAATDTAGSTVVSDINQQNIQPRQVSPLEQYFFFKNNPNEALQTIFDISSLYFKIILLLAIISLLLNIFIEIKKQHPHLIASGAGLVCLLVLLIVF